One Oceaniferula flava genomic window carries:
- a CDS encoding AI-2E family transporter produces MFLQQVNTNHSCLNLDLYTPVTSKPGEAYKVMLLLASAVLIVTGLKLAQTFFIPVCLAFFIAAVSFPITNWLREHKVPRFFAVFITVLVVFAFLTGVIVVSSMLVNDLASGDRLQQYGNKMYEVALNAGAQLEEWKIEGAQEEIKKFLTAEKIGDFFKDNIASFLAKILDIVKVSFIVLILLVFMLSEARLFGRRFESIVEAKGPNLQRMLTATRDIQKYLGIKTMISIATGGLAGLLCWAAEIDFPLLWAILAFGLNYVPAVGSIIAGIPPVLLALLTHDARHAVAVACGYLVINGFLGNFMEPALLGRRFGLSTVVVVISVLFWGYVWGPVGMLLAVPLTMLVKVAMDSSYELRWLGVAISQGKMANHEQERRIINESAKAGNSGDQAKSEKKTKEPAAEVSQPPVVTPEGL; encoded by the coding sequence ATGTTCCTACAGCAGGTCAACACAAACCATTCCTGCCTCAACCTCGATCTCTATACCCCTGTGACATCCAAACCTGGAGAAGCTTATAAAGTCATGCTGTTGCTCGCATCGGCAGTCTTAATCGTAACGGGGCTGAAGTTGGCGCAGACATTTTTCATCCCCGTCTGCCTGGCCTTTTTCATCGCTGCGGTGAGCTTTCCTATCACCAACTGGCTGCGCGAGCACAAGGTGCCCCGGTTCTTTGCCGTGTTCATCACCGTGCTAGTGGTATTTGCCTTCCTGACCGGGGTCATCGTGGTCAGCTCCATGCTCGTCAATGACCTCGCATCGGGTGACCGACTGCAGCAATACGGGAACAAAATGTATGAAGTCGCCCTGAACGCGGGCGCCCAGCTGGAGGAGTGGAAAATCGAGGGGGCTCAGGAGGAAATTAAAAAGTTCCTGACCGCCGAGAAAATTGGCGACTTCTTCAAAGACAACATCGCCTCATTCCTGGCCAAGATTTTGGACATCGTGAAGGTTTCCTTCATTGTGCTCATCCTGTTAGTTTTCATGCTCAGTGAAGCCCGCTTGTTCGGTCGACGTTTCGAATCGATCGTGGAAGCCAAGGGACCCAACCTGCAGCGCATGCTCACCGCCACGCGCGACATCCAAAAGTATCTTGGAATCAAAACCATGATCAGCATCGCCACCGGAGGCTTGGCCGGCTTGCTCTGCTGGGCGGCGGAGATCGATTTTCCTCTGCTCTGGGCGATCCTTGCCTTTGGCCTGAACTACGTGCCGGCAGTGGGCTCGATCATCGCGGGGATTCCTCCTGTGTTGCTCGCTTTGCTCACTCATGATGCGCGCCATGCGGTTGCCGTGGCCTGTGGGTATCTCGTGATCAATGGTTTCCTTGGAAACTTCATGGAGCCTGCCTTGCTAGGTCGCCGTTTCGGACTTTCCACCGTGGTGGTGGTGATCTCCGTGCTCTTCTGGGGCTATGTCTGGGGGCCAGTGGGAATGCTGCTCGCAGTGCCGCTGACCATGCTGGTCAAGGTGGCCATGGACAGCAGTTACGAACTCCGCTGGCTGGGCGTCGCCATCAGCCAGGGAAAGATGGCGAACCACGAACAAGAACGCCGGATCATCAACGAGTCCGCCAAGGCTGGCAATTCCGGCGATCAAGCGAAGTCGGAGAAAAAAACCAAGGAGCCTGCCGCCGAGGTGTCTCAGCCGCCAGTGGTCACTCCCGAAGGCTTGTAA
- the lipB gene encoding lipoyl(octanoyl) transferase LipB — MQLEHHWLGQGVDYQEGLEKQQAIVQQILDGTSGNQMLSLEHAPVYTIGRTRDQTSLGENTAMLPHPVVEINRGGQATYHGPGQLTGYPILNLQPLGRDLHAYIRAIEEALIITCAEYDVPAGRRDGLTGVWVENRKLASIGVGVRRWISMHGFAINITKESLTGFLSITPCGIAGVSMTSVESECGREVSVEVFAERCSLHLTDTLAALEKAE, encoded by the coding sequence ATGCAATTGGAGCATCACTGGCTGGGACAGGGCGTGGATTATCAAGAAGGACTGGAAAAGCAGCAGGCCATCGTGCAGCAAATCCTCGATGGCACCAGCGGCAACCAGATGCTCTCCCTGGAGCACGCGCCCGTGTATACCATCGGTCGCACCCGCGATCAGACATCGCTCGGTGAAAACACCGCCATGCTCCCCCATCCGGTGGTAGAGATCAACCGTGGTGGCCAAGCGACCTACCACGGACCTGGCCAGCTCACCGGCTATCCGATTTTAAACCTGCAACCGCTCGGGCGTGACCTCCATGCCTACATCCGCGCGATCGAAGAAGCTCTGATCATCACCTGTGCCGAGTATGATGTGCCGGCGGGAAGACGCGACGGGTTGACCGGCGTGTGGGTGGAAAACCGCAAACTGGCCTCGATCGGTGTCGGAGTGCGCCGATGGATCAGCATGCACGGCTTTGCCATTAACATCACCAAGGAATCGCTCACTGGCTTCCTCTCCATCACCCCCTGTGGTATCGCGGGGGTCTCCATGACCAGTGTGGAGAGCGAATGTGGTCGTGAAGTTTCCGTGGAAGTCTTCGCCGAGCGCTGTTCCCTGCACCTCACTGACACCTTGGCGGCCTTGGAAAAAGCGGAGTAG
- the smc gene encoding chromosome segregation protein SMC has product MYLKSLELHGFKSFADKTKFEFHPNGVTGIVGPNGCGKSNVVDAIRWVLGETSAKALRGGEMADVIFNGTDKSGTSRARAALGMAEVTMTLADCEETLSVDYNEVAITRRVFRDGKSEYRINGTLCRLRDIHELFMDTGIGRTSYSIMEQGKIDMLLSSKPEDRRTVFEEAAGITKFKKEKKEALRKLEYTEANLLRVSDVLAEQERRMNSLKRQVAKARRYQELAKDVRILDTHLAHRKFTEYTAELSELENSIHSLEVRETELEVGLPQKESAVIEARDAAQSLESELSEIRQQLNHHTNSASAAESRIAFNKERQSELEARVSQNQSDILEAQNKLEQQQFDYAEAEKTLEELSHRIESQQTQLAEHESRAAVQRAEREEKEAVLRSLRNEANSTQSVIAASQAKIESALSQMENSRERSRKLSEEHDRLQAEHEQAVMEQEKISAELNGRRDKLATFEEEKDTTERAFQHSRGGLDAAREAASVAHKELAKTSSRLDVIKQLVDSGEGFQKGTQAVLKGLDEPEFFNNGVKGVLAGLIEVQPEYAVAVEAALGSHLQSVLVTDSNYAQAIIDRLTEKKLGEAAIIPADFVAPTASGQMMTVPDGAETWAMDRVKADAKIASVIENLLGKVLIVSDLTTALEMRKSLPDVTLVTMRGDVCSPEGTVKGGISTGKQNSVLERQNEVRSLELEVAELEKAEEQARNHLVTLENQVSEQREAAEAARDRLQQARVEESTLQGQLTLANREVESLESKISSVAWERNDIKEREDNAFSGREALEADLSAARARQEQLEADQVKLAGELEEASRRENEAVSQLQEFRTSLAVERQALEAAEQQRSPMAARLEELRQISTRRDEEIASFKERMETALKENAELSETIEMHRAEARDLEQLLEETSASRGGLHQAIESSEKELSELRRECSKITEQKGREEVAATKIGLRLENLNEMVMERHQLELKHFRPDAHALLSCLQERAKQYDRQQQRRADNEQDASETSTSDEVADLPGDSGPDWSLVETIVTDLKRKVDSMGPVNVDAIEEYDELEDLHNNLRNQHDDLVNSKTELVEVIERINIETKKRFTATFNQVAANFKEMFKVLFGDKAIANLVLVDEDDPLESGIDIIAKPPGKKLQSITLLSGGERSMTAVALLFSIYQIKPSPFCVLDELDAPLDEANINRFLKVLDKFINNSQFIIVTHSKRTMARADVIYGVTMEDFGVSKPVGMRLTDSETANKTEAKTAAQKAALELDA; this is encoded by the coding sequence ATGTATTTAAAATCTCTCGAACTCCACGGTTTCAAATCCTTCGCGGACAAGACCAAGTTTGAATTTCATCCCAACGGCGTCACCGGCATTGTCGGTCCGAACGGCTGTGGTAAATCCAATGTGGTGGATGCCATCCGCTGGGTGCTCGGTGAAACTTCCGCCAAGGCACTGCGTGGTGGGGAAATGGCCGACGTGATTTTCAACGGCACCGATAAAAGTGGCACCAGCCGCGCCCGCGCCGCTCTAGGTATGGCCGAGGTGACCATGACTCTGGCCGACTGTGAAGAAACCCTGAGTGTGGATTACAACGAGGTGGCAATCACCCGTCGGGTGTTCCGCGATGGCAAATCGGAATACCGCATCAACGGCACACTCTGCCGCCTGCGCGATATTCACGAGCTGTTCATGGATACGGGCATTGGCCGGACCTCCTACTCGATCATGGAGCAGGGAAAAATCGACATGCTGTTGTCGTCGAAACCCGAAGACCGCCGCACCGTGTTCGAGGAAGCCGCGGGCATCACCAAGTTTAAGAAGGAGAAGAAAGAGGCGCTGCGTAAATTGGAATACACCGAGGCGAACCTGCTGCGTGTTTCCGATGTCCTCGCCGAGCAGGAACGCCGGATGAACTCGCTCAAGCGCCAAGTCGCCAAGGCCCGCCGCTATCAGGAACTCGCCAAGGATGTGCGCATCCTCGATACCCATCTCGCGCATCGCAAGTTCACCGAATACACCGCGGAGCTTTCGGAGTTGGAGAACTCGATCCACTCGCTCGAAGTGCGCGAGACCGAACTCGAAGTCGGCCTTCCGCAGAAGGAGTCCGCCGTGATCGAGGCCCGCGACGCCGCCCAGAGCCTGGAGTCCGAACTATCCGAGATCCGCCAGCAGCTGAATCACCACACTAACTCCGCCAGCGCCGCCGAGAGCCGGATCGCTTTCAACAAAGAGCGTCAAAGCGAGCTGGAGGCGCGCGTCAGCCAGAACCAGAGCGATATCTTGGAGGCTCAGAATAAACTTGAGCAGCAGCAGTTTGATTACGCCGAGGCCGAGAAAACCCTGGAGGAGCTGAGCCATCGTATCGAGTCCCAACAGACGCAGTTGGCCGAACATGAATCCCGCGCCGCCGTCCAGCGGGCCGAGCGTGAGGAAAAAGAAGCCGTGCTCCGCAGCCTGCGCAACGAGGCGAACAGCACCCAGAGCGTGATCGCCGCCAGCCAAGCGAAGATTGAAAGCGCGCTGTCCCAGATGGAGAACAGTCGCGAGCGCTCAAGGAAGCTGAGCGAGGAACACGATCGCCTCCAGGCCGAGCACGAACAAGCGGTGATGGAGCAGGAGAAAATCTCCGCAGAACTGAATGGTCGCCGCGATAAACTGGCCACTTTCGAAGAGGAAAAAGACACCACCGAGCGTGCCTTCCAACACTCCCGCGGAGGTCTTGATGCCGCCCGTGAAGCGGCTTCGGTAGCCCACAAGGAGCTGGCGAAAACTTCCTCCCGCCTCGATGTCATCAAGCAACTCGTCGACAGTGGCGAGGGATTCCAGAAAGGCACCCAGGCGGTGCTCAAAGGCCTCGATGAGCCAGAGTTTTTCAACAACGGTGTGAAGGGCGTCCTCGCCGGCCTGATTGAGGTGCAGCCGGAATATGCCGTGGCGGTGGAGGCCGCTTTGGGTAGCCATTTGCAGTCGGTGTTGGTCACCGATTCTAACTATGCCCAAGCGATCATTGATCGCCTCACCGAGAAAAAACTTGGCGAAGCCGCCATCATTCCTGCCGATTTTGTGGCACCGACGGCCAGTGGTCAGATGATGACCGTGCCGGATGGCGCCGAGACCTGGGCCATGGACCGGGTCAAAGCCGATGCCAAAATTGCTTCGGTGATTGAGAATTTGTTAGGCAAGGTGTTGATCGTCAGCGATCTCACCACCGCTCTGGAAATGCGCAAGTCGCTGCCGGATGTCACCCTGGTCACGATGCGCGGTGATGTCTGTTCGCCGGAAGGCACCGTCAAGGGCGGCATCAGCACCGGCAAGCAGAATTCCGTGTTGGAGCGCCAGAATGAAGTGCGTAGCCTGGAACTCGAGGTCGCCGAACTGGAAAAGGCCGAGGAGCAGGCTCGCAATCACTTGGTGACCTTGGAAAATCAAGTGTCCGAGCAGCGTGAAGCCGCCGAGGCCGCCCGCGATCGTCTCCAGCAGGCGCGCGTTGAGGAATCGACCCTTCAAGGTCAGCTCACCTTGGCGAATCGTGAGGTGGAATCGCTGGAAAGCAAGATCTCCAGCGTCGCTTGGGAGCGCAACGATATCAAGGAACGTGAGGACAATGCCTTTTCCGGCAGGGAGGCCTTGGAAGCCGACCTCAGTGCCGCCCGCGCTCGCCAAGAGCAGTTGGAAGCTGATCAGGTCAAGCTCGCTGGAGAGCTGGAGGAAGCCAGTCGTCGTGAAAACGAAGCCGTTTCCCAACTTCAGGAGTTCCGCACCAGCCTGGCCGTTGAACGCCAGGCATTGGAGGCCGCCGAGCAGCAACGCTCGCCAATGGCTGCCCGACTCGAAGAGCTGCGCCAGATCAGCACGCGCCGCGACGAGGAAATTGCCAGTTTCAAAGAGCGCATGGAAACCGCCCTCAAGGAGAACGCGGAACTTTCCGAAACCATCGAAATGCACCGTGCGGAAGCGCGCGATCTTGAGCAGTTGTTAGAAGAGACCTCCGCCAGCCGGGGTGGCCTGCATCAGGCGATTGAAAGCTCCGAGAAGGAACTCTCCGAGCTGCGCCGCGAATGCTCGAAAATCACTGAGCAAAAAGGTCGCGAGGAAGTGGCAGCCACCAAGATCGGTCTGCGTCTCGAGAACCTCAATGAGATGGTCATGGAGCGCCATCAGCTGGAGCTGAAACATTTCCGTCCGGACGCACACGCTCTGCTTTCCTGCCTGCAGGAACGTGCGAAACAATACGATCGCCAACAGCAGCGCCGTGCCGACAACGAGCAGGACGCAAGCGAAACATCGACAAGCGACGAAGTGGCCGATCTTCCTGGCGACTCCGGTCCGGACTGGAGCCTGGTGGAAACCATCGTCACCGACCTCAAACGTAAGGTCGATTCCATGGGGCCGGTCAACGTCGACGCCATCGAGGAATACGACGAGCTCGAAGACCTGCACAACAACCTGCGTAACCAGCACGATGACCTGGTCAACTCCAAGACCGAGCTGGTCGAGGTGATCGAGCGGATCAACATCGAAACCAAAAAGCGTTTCACCGCAACCTTCAACCAAGTCGCCGCCAACTTCAAAGAGATGTTCAAGGTCCTCTTTGGCGACAAGGCCATTGCCAACCTGGTGCTGGTGGACGAGGACGACCCGCTGGAAAGTGGCATCGATATCATCGCCAAGCCTCCGGGTAAAAAACTTCAGTCGATCACCCTGCTCTCAGGCGGTGAGCGCTCGATGACCGCTGTGGCACTGCTGTTCTCCATCTATCAGATCAAACCCAGCCCATTCTGTGTGCTGGACGAGCTGGACGCGCCACTCGACGAGGCGAACATCAACCGTTTCCTCAAGGTGCTGGACAAGTTCATCAATAACTCCCAGTTCATCATCGTCACCCACAGCAAGCGCACCATGGCCCGAGCCGATGTCATCTACGGGGTCACCATGGAGGACTTTGGTGTTTCCAAGCCGGTGGGCATGCGCCTCACCGACTCCGAAACCGCCAACAAAACCGAAGCCAAAACCGCCGCCCAAAAAGCCGCGCTGGAGCTGGATGCGTGA
- a CDS encoding PEP-CTERM sorting domain-containing protein (PEP-CTERM proteins occur, often in large numbers, in the proteomes of bacteria that also encode an exosortase, a predicted intramembrane cysteine proteinase. The presence of a PEP-CTERM domain at a protein's C-terminus predicts cleavage within the sorting domain, followed by covalent anchoring to some some component of the (usually Gram-negative) cell surface. Many PEP-CTERM proteins exhibit an unusual sequence composition that includes large numbers of potential glycosylation sites. Expression of one such protein has been shown restore the ability of a bacterium to form floc, a type of biofilm.): MATNTGIGGGLSQIVAGNGSGGATGLSMTDDGNLTVPSSGHNDRGNFFTTDSYDLTGGFTLTVSYDLLSGAIVSGNASHSMFGLVPSTVAQARNSSVFTGSDTIAFTAVHGSSDTGLSFEGTNVDNSLNVDSTAGFQDIVISVAANGLDYTYSVDGVSQSGTLASAFDFTQEYRFEGYFQDSESYGVYESVTLEVVPEPSSAALLGLGGLALILRRRK; the protein is encoded by the coding sequence TTGGCTACCAATACCGGCATCGGCGGAGGACTGTCGCAAATCGTTGCCGGAAATGGCAGTGGTGGCGCTACGGGTCTGAGTATGACAGATGACGGTAACCTCACAGTTCCGTCCTCAGGGCACAACGACCGAGGGAACTTCTTCACGACCGACAGCTATGATTTAACTGGCGGCTTCACACTCACAGTCAGCTACGATCTTCTTTCGGGAGCCATTGTAAGTGGCAATGCTTCGCATTCCATGTTCGGTCTCGTGCCTTCGACTGTTGCACAAGCGCGCAATTCCAGTGTATTCACAGGCAGCGATACCATTGCCTTTACGGCGGTCCACGGCAGCTCGGACACAGGTCTCTCTTTCGAAGGAACCAATGTGGACAACTCACTGAACGTAGATAGCACCGCAGGCTTTCAGGACATTGTGATCTCCGTCGCTGCCAATGGGCTGGATTACACTTACTCCGTTGACGGTGTAAGCCAAAGCGGCACCCTCGCCAGTGCTTTCGACTTCACCCAGGAATACCGCTTTGAAGGTTACTTTCAAGATTCGGAGTCCTACGGGGTTTACGAAAGTGTCACCCTCGAAGTAGTCCCCGAGCCCTCCTCTGCCGCTCTGCTCGGCCTGGGAGGATTGGCTCTGATTCTTCGTCGCAGGAAGTAA